The stretch of DNA CCTTTTCAATTTGTGTGTCCGTTGGGTTGCTTCACTTCCttgtcatcattaattaataattatgtaggtgattaaattattttatattaaaaatataatgtttgaatttttttttaaaaaaaatattttatccaaACATGATATGActttaattgtaattttatcgttttaaaataaatatatatttgttatatCCAAAAAACATTACtactaattttgatttaaaaaaatacttctaCAACTTCATTTAAACACAAACACTCACAAAATATAAGaatgatatatttaaaaaaaaaaaaaactaaatataaaaataacattaatctGACATTTTCTCCATCATCCAAGAATTTACAACTACTATGATCTATGTCACACAGATTTCAGAAATTTTAAGTTGGATTCCTTCATTATCCAAGGATTTAAATATAGACATTGCAACAGTTATTGTAACATAACATAACAAAGTCGAGAACAGTGTCTGTATTTTCATATAACAGTTAACATTTGAGTAGAAAATCTAAGACTTCTACCTAACCACAGCAGTTGTTTTTCTGAGAAATTGGTTGTCCCTTCATTTGAACAGTTTCTGACGAATTACTAGCAGTTGGTTGGCTTCCCATCCTACAGGTAGGTTCCAAAACATCACACAATCAATACTTTTCCATAATAGATTACATGCTACTAAATGTAAGATGATTCGTGTAATAGAACATTAACACTGCATAAAAATCTAGCACACGTTTAAGAAGAAAAGGGGCATAAACTTATCATGGcctttcaatattttttagtgTTGAAATCTCCACAAAAGTAATCAAAGAACAAAAAATCACAGTTTTTATTGGCCTATGTAATCTGGTAACGGTCTCAAATGAAAAAGAGGGGAAGCAAGAAATATTAGATACTTCTTCTTAATCTCTGCTGCCATAGTTAAGAAAGCCTGCTCCACATTGATTGAATCTTTAGCACTTGTCTCAAGGAAAGGGATGCCAAGCTCATCTGCAAATGCCTGTCATATATGATTATAACACAATAATGTTAGACAAACTATGGTTTTCTTACTCTTCTCTTATTTTACATGGAGatttaactaatatttaaatatttaattactgtGGAATCACTCGTTTACTTCTTTGAGTAAACAATTCTATATTCATTAATCAGTAATAACTACTGAAACATATCACAAGACGAACATGTGCTCCTAAAGGAAATAGGAAACATTACATGCTAACACATGGAAGGTTACCTAAACATGATCTAGACCTTAGAGTAAAAACTTCTGTTGAATAATAAACATGCTGAAAGAAAACATGTATGAAAAGGTACAAAattaattggaaaaaaaaaaggaaaaacttccaagaaacaagaaaattgcTCAATGAATGTGCAcaggaaaacaaaaagataCTTAGACATTTACCTTAGCAGTTTGAGTGTCAACAACCTTATTCTCAACTAAATCACATTTATTGCCCACAAGAAGCTTGCAGACACTGTCACTAGCATATCTATCTATCTCATGCAACCACTGCTTCACATTGTTGAAGCTTTCCATCTCGGTAACATCATAGACAATCTGTCACAATCCCGAACTCCATAATTTTAGAAGTTTGCTTTAAAAACAAGTTTATTGGTGCTAAGGCAAGCATGCATTTCTAGCTTCAGAGGATTCATATGACAAGAAAGTTACTTACAATAATTCCATGTGCTCCCCTGTAATAACTGCTTGTTATAGTCCTAAAGCGCTCCTGACCAGCCGTATCCcactaaacaaattaaatagagAAAGTATCAGACATCAATTCTTAGGAAGAAAGATGGTGTCTTGACTCTTGAACACTGGGCACCATCATTGATCCTTCTTTCAATGATTTGCAGTGAGACGAAATGAATCATGCAATTGAGTTCTAATTACAAAGACATCTAGAAAATACATCAAAACAGACACATTCAGCCTCAAGAGTGCAACTATAAGAAAGAAATGCAATGTTACCATGTGGCCACCATAATCAGAGACTGGAGCACACCGTTATAACACAATGGTTATGACCATGCTGAACTTTACCGAAATTGGTTATGTCAAAATCACACAGACAGATAGGACACATGAAGAGAAATCAAGAATTCATTATCGTTGTTTATGCTGTACACATTCCATGGACCACAGTCCACAGATTACTACGCCAAAGGTGAGTAAATTTGTAATCTGAGGGATGTGGGGCATTATACTCATAATAGGA from Arachis duranensis cultivar V14167 chromosome 4, aradu.V14167.gnm2.J7QH, whole genome shotgun sequence encodes:
- the LOC107482647 gene encoding ras-related protein RABD1; the encoded protein is MSNEYDYLFKLLLIGDSSVGKSCLLLRFADDSYIDSYISTIGVDFKIRTVELEGKTIKLQIWDTAGQERFRTITSSYYRGAHGIIIVYDVTEMESFNNVKQWLHEIDRYASDSVCKLLVGNKCDLVENKVVDTQTAKAFADELGIPFLETSAKDSINVEQAFLTMAAEIKKKMGSQPTASNSSETVQMKGQPISQKNNCCG